The following proteins come from a genomic window of Lycium ferocissimum isolate CSIRO_LF1 chromosome 4, AGI_CSIRO_Lferr_CH_V1, whole genome shotgun sequence:
- the LOC132053563 gene encoding digalactosyldiacylglycerol synthase 2, chloroplastic-like: MDKKHHIAIYTTASIPWLTGTSVNPLFRAAYLAKDGEQKVTLVVPWLPLKDQEHVFPSGVKFNSHLEQEKCVRQWVEERTGFASNFSIRFYPGKFSLEKRSILALGDITVIIPDDEADVAVLEEPEHLTWFHHGKRWKKKFRLVVGIVHTNYLEYVRRERNAVEAFFLKQINTWVVDLYCHKVIRLSAATQDLPRSLVCNVHGVNPKFLQIGMKTIEKQQNDKQAFSKGAYYIGKMLWSKGYKELLRLLRDHQKELAGLEIDLYGSGEDSAQIEVAFKKLEFTVKVHPARDHADPIFHNYKVLLNPSTTDVVCTTTAEALAMGKIVVCANHPSNEFFMQFPNCRTYDNGEGFVKATLEALADEPAPLADKQRHELSWEAATDRFMNSAQLDVVPIKKIAKTGSKSFLSTSLSLKKKLEDASASVHFMGTGFLSSQPDEEQCKELGLAIPAKKKGFSSGRWI, encoded by the exons ATGGACAAAAAACATCACATCGCCATATATACTACTGCAAGTATTCCTTGGCTAACTGGGACTTCCGTCAATCCTCTCTTTCGTGCTGCCTATCTTGCAAAAGATGGCGAGCAAAAGGTCACCTTGGTTGTTCCTTGGCTGCCATTGAAAGATCAGGAACATGTTTTTCCCAGTGGTGTCAAATTTAATTCACATTTGGAGCAGGAAAAGTGTGTCCGCCAGTGGGTGGAAGAGAGGACtggatttgcatcaaatttTAGCATACGTTTTTACCCTGGAAAG TTCTCTCTGGAGAAAAGGAGCATTCTTGCTTTAGGGGATATAACTGTAATTATCCCAGATGATGAAGCAGATGTTGCAGTCCTTGAGGAGCCTGAGCATCTTACGTGGTTTCATCATGGAAAGAGATGGAAAAAGAAATTTCGTTTGGTTGTAGGAATTGTTCACACCAATTACTTGGAATATGTTAGAAGAGAAAGGAATGCTGTGGAGGCTTTTTTCTTGAAACAGATAAATACTTGGGTTGTCGATCTTTATTGCCACAAG GTCATCAGGTTATCTGCTGCCACCCAGGATCTCCCAAGATCCCTGGTCTGTAACGTGCACGGAGTCAATCCAAAGTTCCTTCAGATTGGGATGAAAACCATAGAGAAGCAGCAAAATGATAAGCAAGCTTTCAGCAAAGGTGCCTACTACATTGGTAAGATGTTGTGGAGTAAAGGATACAAGGAACTACTTAGACTCTTACGTGATCATCAAAAGGAACTTGCTGGATTAGAAATAGATTTATACGGTAGCGGTGAGGATTCTGCTCAAATTGAGGTGGCTTTTAAGAAGTTGGAATTTACAGTTAAGGTCCATCCAGCGCGTGATCATGCTGATCCTATATTTCACAA CTATAAAGTGCTTCTTAATCCAAGCACGACGGATGTTGTTTGTACAACTACAGCTGAAGCACTAGCTATGGGCAAAATAGTTGTATGCGCCAACCATCCATCGAATGAATTCTTCATGCAGTTTCCAAATTGCAGAACTTATGATAATGGTGAAGGTTTTGTTAAAGCTACACTCGAGGCATTGGCTGACGAGCCTGCTCCTCTGGCTGATAAACAGAGGCATGAACTTTCCTGGGAAGCAGCAACTGATCGATTTATGAATTCAGCACAGCTGGACGTCGTGCCAATAAAGAAAATAGCAAAGACTGGTTCGAAATCTTTCCTCTCCACATCGTtaagtttgaagaaaaaactCGAGGATGCATCAGCGTCGGTACATTTCATGGGGACTGGATTTCTGAGTTCACAACCGGATGAAGAGCAATGTAAAGAGCTGGGATTAGCCATTCCTGCAAAGAAAAAGGGATTTTCTTCTGGAAGATGGATATGA
- the LOC132053562 gene encoding calcium-dependent lipid-binding protein-like — protein MGLISGILMGMICGIGIMFGWQYMMRYRSRKRIAKAVDVKLMGSLNRDDLKKICGDKFPEWISFPVFEQVKWLNKQLSKLWPFVADAGEAIIKDSVEPILEDYRPPGISSMKFSKLSLGTVAPKIEGIRVQSLKKGQIIMDIDLRWGGDPNIVIEVDAVVASIPIQLKDLQVFTVIRVIFQLAEEIPCISAVVVALLSEPKPRIDYTLKAVGGSLTALPGLSDMIEDTVDSIVTDMLEWPHRIVVPIGGLPVDTSDLELKPQGKLKVTVMRATNLKNQEMIGKSDPYVVVYIRPLFKFKTKTIDNNLNPVWDETFELIAEDKETQSLFLEVFDEDIGEDDRMGVTKLPLNELEAETPKEIELRLLPKFDMLKVKDKKDRGTITIKILYHEFSKEEQLAALEEEKRIIEERKQLKAEGVIGSSMEALDGAAALAASGAGAAGSKLGAGVRVVKSGLNKTKKFMGRTFTAQSNNHKKSGSGSSPTGNVVQD, from the exons atgggaTTGATATCGGGGATATTAATGGGGATGATATGCGGGATCGGTATAATGTTCGGTTGGCAATATATGATGAGGTATCGTAGCCGCAAGCGAATCGCCAAG GCAGTGGATGTAAAACTAATGGGCTCCCTAAACAGGGATGATCTAAAGAAAATATGTGGCGATAAGTTCCCTGAATGGATATCATTCCCAGTTTTTGAACAG GTCAAATGGTTGAACAAACAATTGAGCAAACTGTGGCCATTTGTTGCTGAT GCAGGAGAAGCTATCATAAAAGACTCTGTTGAACCTATTTTAGAAGATTATCGACCTCCTGGAATTTCTTCAATGAAGTTCAGCAAACTGTCCTTGGGAACTGTGGCTCCTAAAATTGAAG GTATTCGAGTTCAAAGCCTTAAAAAAGGTCAAATTATTATGGATATTGACCTCCGATGGGGTGGTGATCCCAATATTGTTATAGAAGTTGATGCAGTGGTTGCTTCTATACCTATTCAG TTGAAAGATCTTCAAGTCTTCACTGTTATTCGTGTCATATTCCAACTAGCGGAGGAAATTCCTTGCATTTCTGCCGTTGTTGTTGCTTTACTTTCTGAG CCAAAGCCAAGAATTGATTATACTTTAAAAGCTGTTGGTGGAAGTTTAACAGCTCTTCCTGGACTTTCTGACATGATAGAA GACACTGTAGATTCAATTGTAACAGATATGCTAGAATGGCCTCACAGAATTGTTGTACCAATTGGAGGCTTACCTGTGGATACCAG CGATTTGGAGCTTAAGCCACAGGGGAAACTAAAAGTAACTGTAATGAGGGCTACAAACTTAAAGAACCAAGAAATGATTGGAAAATCTGACCCATATGTGGTCGTGTATATTCGTCCACTGTTTAAGTTTAAGACAAAAACCATTGATAACAACCTAAATCCTGTTTGGGATGAGACATTTGAGTTGATTGCAGAAGACAAGGAGACTCAGTCTCTCTTCCTAGAG GTCTTTGATGAAGACATTGGAGAAGACGATCGAATGGGTGTCACGAAGTTGCCTCTGAATGAACTTGAAGCCGAAACTCCAAAAGAAATAGAATTAAGGTTGCTGCCAAAATTTGATATGCTCAAAGTCAAAGATAAGAAGGATAGAGGAACTATTACCATCAAG ATACTGTACCATGAGTTCAGCAAGGAAGAGCAATTAGCAGCACTGGAGGAAGAGAAGAGGATCATAGAAGAAAGGAAGCAACTAAAAGCAGAAGGTGTAATTGGAAGCTCAATGGAAGCACTTGATGGTGCAGCAGCATTAGCTGCATCAGGTGCCGGTGCGGCGGGCAGTAAGCTAGGTGCTGGTGTAAGGGTAGTAAAAAGTGGACtaaacaaaaccaaaaagttCATGGGAAGAACCTTCACTGCACAATCAAACAATCACAAGAAAAGTGGTTCTGGTTCCTCTCCGACAGGAAATGTTGTTCAAGATTAA